The following proteins come from a genomic window of Micromonospora echinofusca:
- a CDS encoding RDD family protein — MSVEPGWYVDPADPDTRRYWDGGGWIGAPIPVDATPPEGPPPAEPPPAPAPTSPVAPVSAPGAPTGGPPLPGQPHPGQPYPWQPPQGHGHPQAPPPGWPPGGGPPPGWPPAGWPGRPPEPRPHGLPLAGFGARLVARLIDFAIVFALNAVVNGWFVWRLVEEVTPYWREVFRRAMAGDSSTDGLPQPSEQAGGLQVVILLIATALWLAYEVPTMSSGGQTFGKRLVGVKVVPMSANEPLGFGRALRRWNTLGLPTLLWYCCGLGLLLQLVDALSPLFDHPMRQALHDKRAQTVVVQLPRRDRTTGGGRTATDERAATDEDAAPDDRTPDDRTHPSGDTP, encoded by the coding sequence ATGAGCGTCGAACCGGGCTGGTACGTCGACCCGGCAGACCCGGACACCCGGCGCTACTGGGACGGCGGAGGCTGGATCGGCGCGCCGATCCCCGTCGACGCCACCCCGCCCGAGGGCCCGCCGCCGGCCGAACCGCCCCCCGCGCCCGCCCCGACGTCGCCCGTGGCCCCGGTCTCCGCGCCGGGCGCCCCCACGGGCGGGCCGCCCCTGCCGGGGCAGCCGCATCCGGGCCAGCCCTACCCCTGGCAGCCGCCGCAGGGGCACGGCCACCCGCAGGCCCCGCCGCCCGGCTGGCCGCCCGGTGGCGGACCCCCGCCGGGCTGGCCGCCCGCCGGCTGGCCCGGACGGCCGCCGGAGCCCCGCCCGCACGGGCTGCCCCTGGCCGGGTTCGGCGCCCGGCTGGTCGCCCGGCTGATCGACTTCGCCATCGTCTTCGCGCTGAACGCCGTCGTGAACGGCTGGTTCGTCTGGCGGCTGGTCGAGGAGGTCACGCCGTACTGGCGGGAGGTGTTCCGGCGGGCGATGGCCGGCGACAGCTCCACCGACGGCCTGCCGCAGCCCAGCGAACAGGCCGGCGGCCTCCAGGTCGTGATCCTGCTGATCGCCACCGCGCTCTGGCTCGCGTACGAGGTGCCGACGATGTCCTCGGGCGGGCAGACGTTCGGCAAGCGGCTGGTGGGCGTCAAGGTGGTGCCGATGAGCGCGAACGAGCCGCTCGGCTTCGGCCGGGCGCTGCGCCGCTGGAACACCCTCGGCCTGCCCACCCTGCTCTGGTACTGCTGCGGCCTCGGCCTGCTGCTCCAGCTCGTCGACGCGCTCTCCCCGCTCTTCGACCACCCGATGCGTCAGGCGTTGCACGACAAGCGGGCGCAGACCGTGGTGGTCCAGCTCCCCCGCCGCGACCGCACCACCGGGGGCGGGCGCACCGCCACCGACGAGCGCGCCGCCACCGACGAGGACGCCGCCCCGGACGACCGCACCCCCGACGACCGCACCCACCCCTCGGGAGACACCCCATGA
- a CDS encoding RDD family protein produces the protein MTQPPTYPTPPAGGPPPAAGGFAPPSGPANQGYAVPPQHVPPGQVPPPGWTPPPPGWAGPPRPAPALGPGGQPLASFGDRLLAALVDGALSMAVVMVLFLPPLLLLFWNVASDLTRTYPDGPPPDAFLTEFMLPILLLELGLMVVMFGLYWLYHVEYMKRTGQTFGKKVMKLRVVPLDPAATLDRRMAGKRYAVQYVAAGFLPGLSYLDGLWQLWDKPWQQCLHDKFAGTVVVKVSA, from the coding sequence GTGACGCAGCCTCCGACGTACCCGACGCCGCCGGCCGGTGGGCCCCCGCCCGCCGCCGGCGGCTTCGCGCCGCCATCCGGTCCCGCCAACCAGGGGTACGCGGTGCCGCCGCAGCATGTCCCGCCCGGTCAGGTCCCGCCGCCCGGCTGGACGCCGCCACCCCCGGGCTGGGCCGGGCCGCCCCGCCCGGCCCCGGCGCTCGGCCCGGGCGGGCAGCCGCTCGCCAGCTTCGGTGACCGGCTGCTCGCCGCGCTGGTCGACGGCGCGCTGAGCATGGCGGTGGTGATGGTGCTCTTCCTGCCGCCGTTGCTGCTCCTGTTCTGGAACGTGGCGTCCGACCTGACCCGGACCTACCCGGACGGGCCGCCGCCCGACGCGTTCCTCACGGAGTTCATGCTGCCGATCCTGCTGCTCGAACTGGGCCTGATGGTGGTGATGTTCGGCCTCTACTGGCTCTACCACGTCGAATACATGAAGCGCACCGGGCAGACCTTCGGCAAGAAGGTGATGAAGCTGCGCGTCGTGCCGCTCGACCCGGCCGCCACCCTCGACCGACGGATGGCCGGCAAGCGGTACGCCGTGCAGTACGTGGCCGCCGGCTTCCTGCCCGGCCTCAGCTACCTCGACGGGCTGTGGCAGTTGTGGGACAAGCCCTGGCAGCAGTGCCTCCACGACAAGTTCGCCGGCACCGTCGTCGTTAAGGTGTCTGCGTGA
- the hppD gene encoding 4-hydroxyphenylpyruvate dioxygenase, giving the protein MTQAIDRPQATEDVDVDVLVGAVDHDISRDPFPVKGLDHVHFLVGNAKQAAHYYSTAFGMTCVAYRGPEQGYRDHAQYVLTSGSARFVLTGAVRPDAEGAEHVTKHSDGVSDIALEVPDVDAAYAHATAQGATGLTEPHDVSDEHGTVRLAAIAAYGDTRHTLVDRSRYTGPFLPGFVARGPIVDRQPMIDAGLQPKRFFQAVDHVVGNVELGRMDDWVDFYKRVMGFSNMAEFIGDDIATDYSALMSKVVANGTRKVKFPLNEPAIARKRSQIDEYLEFYQGPGAQHIAVATNDILASVDAMRAAGVEFLDTPDSYYDDPELRARIGQVRVPIEELKARKILVDRDEDGYLLQIFTKPVQDRPTVFFELIERHGSLGFGKGNFKALFQAIEREQEARGNL; this is encoded by the coding sequence ATGACCCAGGCGATCGACCGACCCCAGGCGACCGAAGACGTCGACGTCGACGTGCTCGTCGGCGCCGTCGACCACGACATCAGCCGCGACCCGTTCCCCGTCAAGGGCCTCGACCACGTGCACTTCCTCGTGGGCAACGCCAAGCAGGCCGCGCACTACTACTCCACCGCGTTCGGCATGACCTGCGTGGCGTACCGGGGCCCGGAGCAGGGCTACCGCGACCACGCCCAGTACGTGCTGACCAGCGGCTCGGCCCGGTTCGTGCTCACCGGCGCGGTCCGCCCGGACGCCGAGGGCGCCGAGCACGTCACGAAGCACAGCGACGGTGTCTCCGACATCGCGCTGGAGGTGCCGGACGTCGACGCCGCGTACGCGCACGCCACCGCGCAGGGCGCCACCGGTCTGACCGAGCCGCACGACGTCAGCGACGAGCACGGCACCGTCCGGCTCGCCGCCATCGCGGCGTACGGCGACACCCGGCACACCCTGGTCGACCGGTCCCGCTACACCGGCCCGTTCCTGCCCGGCTTCGTGGCCCGCGGGCCGATCGTGGACCGGCAGCCGATGATCGACGCCGGCCTCCAGCCGAAGCGCTTCTTCCAGGCCGTCGACCACGTGGTCGGCAACGTCGAGCTCGGCCGGATGGACGACTGGGTCGACTTCTACAAGCGCGTCATGGGCTTCTCGAACATGGCCGAGTTCATCGGCGACGACATCGCCACCGACTACTCGGCGCTGATGAGCAAGGTCGTCGCGAACGGCACCCGCAAGGTGAAGTTCCCGCTCAACGAGCCGGCGATCGCCCGCAAGAGGTCGCAGATCGACGAGTACCTGGAGTTCTACCAGGGCCCGGGCGCCCAGCACATCGCCGTGGCCACCAACGACATCCTGGCCAGCGTCGACGCGATGCGCGCCGCCGGCGTCGAGTTCCTGGACACCCCCGACTCGTACTACGACGACCCGGAGCTGCGCGCCCGGATCGGCCAGGTGCGGGTGCCGATCGAGGAGCTGAAGGCCCGCAAGATCCTGGTCGACCGGGACGAGGACGGCTACCTGCTCCAGATCTTCACGAAGCCGGTGCAGGACCGCCCGACGGTCTTCTTCGAGCTGATCGAGCGGCACGGTTCGCTCGGCTTCGGCAAGGGCAACTTCAAGGCGCTCTTCCAGGCCATCGAGCGGGAGCAGGAAGCGCGCGGCAACCTGTAA
- a CDS encoding Lrp/AsnC family transcriptional regulator: MSTSQVVQLDALDARLVELLADEPRIGVLECSRRLGVARGTVQARLDKLVERGVVSGFGPEISPAAIGFGVTSFVTLEISQRHGHDRVAAHLGAIPEVLEAHTITGSSDLLCRIVARSNTDLQRVIDQIVSYEGIRRASTIIALAEQIPYRTLPLVRSAAQR; the protein is encoded by the coding sequence ATGAGTACTAGTCAGGTTGTGCAGCTGGACGCCCTCGACGCGCGGTTGGTCGAACTGCTCGCCGATGAGCCGCGGATCGGGGTGCTGGAGTGTTCCCGGCGCCTCGGGGTCGCCCGGGGCACCGTGCAGGCCCGGCTGGACAAGCTCGTCGAGCGGGGCGTCGTCTCGGGCTTCGGGCCGGAGATCTCCCCGGCGGCGATCGGGTTCGGGGTGACCAGCTTCGTCACGCTGGAGATCAGCCAGCGGCACGGGCACGACCGGGTCGCCGCGCACCTGGGCGCGATCCCGGAGGTGCTGGAGGCGCACACCATCACGGGCTCCAGCGACCTGCTCTGCCGGATCGTGGCCCGCTCGAACACCGACCTCCAGCGGGTGATCGACCAGATCGTCTCGTACGAGGGCATCCGCCGCGCCTCGACGATCATCGCCCTGGCCGAGCAGATCCCCTACCGCACCCTTCCCCTGGTCCGCTCCGCCGCCCAGCGGTGA
- a CDS encoding outer membrane protein assembly factor BamB family protein produces MAKAGGLGGWRGGLLLALVAVVALAATGVWNPFPAVWDWVDRSEPISEPDVVWQQRVGGTPRSVTIAGETVVVEQRTRVEARSLATGAQLWERKADWSAVAGGDRDPVVVVGKLLVKGYEVLDPTTGVTRRRDGDAVAVWTYRNMLLDARCVDATDCTVSAWDPRGTAPLWTAFVPGVRSGLLGDNPGLLDTRRLDAVRIDDEVAGPEPVPPLLGFPIDGRVHVLDTATGRMLQDVEPGRDERLSVVGGRLLRITARSQDGTCYFAISGRDPATGQEAWQRAGINLRTADNAGCAQREDPYGARNVLIGVAPDAREAVLDGYDGRLLLVTDAGERLLAVDDRHALVRTADKRAVVGRELGAGRVRWTRPAGTKAGAALTPHAAVIADEKPSRLVALEPRTGRELVSLRTSANALAVGPGGMVIGEGREIGYVRFGGARGAPVPPRDGGVPGPGGTGSVPGPADSCGPKRELCPG; encoded by the coding sequence GTGGCGAAGGCGGGCGGCCTCGGTGGGTGGCGTGGCGGGCTGCTGCTCGCGCTCGTCGCGGTCGTCGCGCTCGCCGCGACCGGGGTGTGGAACCCGTTCCCCGCGGTGTGGGACTGGGTCGACCGCAGCGAGCCGATCTCCGAGCCCGACGTGGTCTGGCAGCAACGCGTCGGCGGCACCCCGCGCAGCGTGACCATCGCCGGCGAGACCGTCGTGGTCGAGCAGCGCACCCGCGTGGAGGCCCGCAGCCTGGCCACGGGCGCCCAGCTGTGGGAGCGCAAGGCCGACTGGTCCGCGGTGGCCGGCGGCGACCGCGACCCGGTCGTCGTCGTGGGCAAGCTGCTGGTCAAGGGGTACGAGGTGCTCGACCCGACGACCGGCGTCACGCGGCGGCGCGACGGCGACGCGGTGGCCGTCTGGACGTACCGCAACATGCTGCTCGACGCCCGCTGCGTCGACGCCACCGACTGCACGGTGAGCGCCTGGGACCCGCGCGGCACCGCCCCCCTCTGGACGGCCTTCGTGCCGGGGGTGCGCAGCGGCCTGCTCGGCGACAACCCCGGGCTGCTCGACACCCGCCGCCTCGACGCCGTCCGGATCGACGACGAGGTGGCCGGCCCGGAGCCCGTACCGCCGCTGCTCGGGTTCCCCATCGACGGGCGGGTGCACGTCCTCGACACCGCCACCGGGCGGATGCTCCAGGACGTCGAGCCCGGCCGGGACGAGCGGCTGTCGGTGGTCGGCGGCCGGTTGCTGCGGATCACCGCCCGCTCCCAGGACGGCACCTGCTACTTCGCCATCTCGGGGCGGGACCCGGCGACCGGCCAGGAGGCGTGGCAGCGGGCCGGGATCAACCTGCGGACCGCCGACAACGCCGGCTGCGCGCAGCGCGAGGACCCGTACGGGGCGCGCAACGTGCTGATCGGGGTGGCCCCGGACGCCCGCGAGGCGGTCCTCGACGGCTACGACGGGCGGCTGCTGCTGGTCACCGACGCCGGGGAGCGGCTGCTCGCGGTCGACGACCGGCACGCCCTGGTCCGGACGGCCGACAAACGGGCGGTGGTCGGCCGGGAACTGGGCGCCGGCCGGGTCCGGTGGACGCGCCCCGCCGGGACGAAGGCCGGCGCCGCGCTCACCCCGCACGCGGCCGTGATCGCCGACGAGAAGCCGTCCCGGCTGGTGGCGCTGGAACCGCGTACCGGGCGGGAACTGGTGAGCCTGCGCACCTCCGCGAACGCCCTCGCGGTCGGCCCGGGCGGCATGGTCATCGGCGAGGGGCGGGAGATCGGCTACGTCCGCTTCGGCGGCGCACGGGGCGCCCCCGTCCCGCCGCGCGACGGCGGCGTACCGGGCCCCGGCGGCACGGGGAGCGTGCCGGGGCCGGCGGACAGCTGCGGTCCGAAGCGGGAGCTCTGCCCCGGGTGA
- a CDS encoding fumarate hydratase, translated as MSSAAAFSYAPLLPTGPDQTEYRLVTDEGVDVVNGPGGRRFLTVEPTALTALTAEAMHDIAHFLRPAHLAQLRAIIDDPAASPNDRFVALDLLRNANIAAGGVLPMCQDTGTAIVMGKRGRHVLTDGSDAEALSRGVYQAYTRLNLRYSQLAPLTMWEERNTGSNLPAQVELYAEDPDGQPDAYKFLFMAKGGGSANKSYLYQETKALLNPTRMMQFLEEKLRLIGTAACPPYHLAVVIGGTSAEYALKTAKYASAKYLDALPTSGSMSAHGFRDLELEAEVLELTRNFGIGAQFGGRYFCHDVRVVRLPRHGASCPVAIAVSCSADRQAVAKITPSGVWLERLETDPARYLPDVTDETLDASEVVRVDLNRPMDEIRAELSKYPVKTRLSLTGPLVVARDIAHAKIAERLDAGEPMPQYLRDHAVYYAGPAKTPEGYASGSFGPTTAGRMDAYVEKFQAAGGSQVMLAKGNRSAQVTRSCQQHGGFYLGSIGGPAARLAQDCIKHVEVLEYAELGMEAVWKIEVEDFPAFIVVDDKGNDFFAEVTKPVLTVGRR; from the coding sequence ATGAGCAGTGCCGCCGCGTTCTCGTACGCTCCCTTGCTGCCGACCGGCCCGGACCAGACGGAATACCGCCTGGTCACCGACGAGGGCGTCGACGTCGTCAACGGGCCGGGGGGCCGCCGGTTCCTCACCGTGGAACCGACCGCGCTCACCGCGCTGACGGCCGAGGCCATGCACGACATCGCGCACTTCCTGCGCCCCGCGCACCTGGCCCAGCTGCGCGCGATCATCGACGATCCGGCGGCCTCGCCGAACGACCGGTTCGTCGCGCTCGACCTGCTGCGCAACGCCAACATCGCGGCCGGTGGCGTGCTGCCGATGTGCCAGGACACCGGCACCGCCATCGTGATGGGCAAGCGCGGCCGGCACGTGCTCACCGACGGCAGCGACGCCGAGGCCCTGTCGCGCGGCGTCTACCAGGCCTACACCCGGCTCAACCTGCGCTACTCGCAGCTCGCCCCGCTGACCATGTGGGAGGAGCGCAACACGGGCAGCAACCTGCCGGCCCAGGTCGAGCTCTACGCGGAGGACCCCGACGGGCAGCCCGACGCCTACAAGTTCCTCTTCATGGCCAAGGGCGGCGGCTCGGCCAACAAGTCCTACCTCTACCAGGAGACCAAGGCGCTGCTGAACCCCACGCGGATGATGCAGTTCCTGGAGGAGAAGCTGCGGCTCATCGGCACCGCCGCCTGCCCGCCGTACCACCTCGCCGTCGTCATCGGTGGCACCTCCGCCGAGTACGCCCTGAAGACCGCCAAGTACGCCAGCGCCAAGTACCTGGACGCGCTGCCCACCTCCGGCTCGATGAGCGCGCACGGCTTCCGGGACCTGGAGCTGGAGGCGGAGGTGCTGGAGCTGACCCGCAACTTCGGCATCGGCGCGCAGTTCGGCGGGCGCTACTTCTGCCACGACGTACGGGTGGTCCGGCTGCCCCGGCACGGCGCCTCCTGCCCGGTGGCGATCGCCGTCTCCTGCTCGGCCGACCGGCAGGCGGTTGCCAAGATCACCCCGTCGGGCGTGTGGCTGGAGCGGCTCGAGACCGACCCGGCGCGCTACCTGCCCGACGTCACCGACGAGACGCTCGACGCGTCCGAGGTGGTGCGTGTCGACCTCAACCGGCCGATGGACGAGATCCGCGCCGAGCTGTCGAAGTACCCGGTGAAGACCCGGCTGTCGCTGACCGGCCCGCTCGTGGTGGCCCGCGACATCGCGCACGCCAAGATCGCGGAGCGGCTGGACGCCGGCGAGCCGATGCCGCAGTACCTGCGCGACCACGCCGTCTACTACGCCGGTCCCGCCAAGACCCCGGAAGGCTACGCGTCCGGCTCGTTCGGCCCGACCACCGCCGGGCGGATGGACGCGTACGTGGAGAAGTTCCAGGCCGCGGGCGGCTCGCAGGTCATGCTCGCCAAGGGCAACCGCTCCGCCCAGGTCACCCGCTCCTGCCAGCAGCACGGCGGCTTCTACCTCGGCTCGATCGGCGGCCCGGCCGCCCGGCTCGCCCAGGACTGCATCAAGCACGTCGAGGTCCTGGAGTACGCGGAGCTGGGCATGGAGGCGGTCTGGAAGATCGAGGTGGAGGACTTCCCGGCCTTCATCGTGGTCGACGACAAGGGCAACGACTTCTTCGCCGAGGTCACCAAGCCGGTGCTGACGGTCGGCCGCCGCTGA
- a CDS encoding DNRLRE domain-containing protein, with product MPAVRRRRAPRRLLTTGLTALLTATGAVVVSAQPAVAAPARWVPPTSVSYTDARQQGATFTTTTEADVPVGTLETAGVKHTTRAYLTFDLTPYQGKEIIDATLRTGESAVADCDRPRELELWRTDSPATAPTWDDAPTVREKVGDLGPTAPCPAAHLELPLTRTVQQAVDAGRDSLTLMIRVPGDHEENKHHGRRLRTPGISLTANAAPDVPGALTVAGRDCAGDQVVDTATPTLTAEVTDPDASGSGLVEQVTATFAWWPVDRPDERTEWTSGAFSAPRRFQYTVPEGAMVDGGSYAFAVRAADQHATSAWSAECRFAVDTTSPAAPTVSSTDYPADDGWYGGPGIPGQFTFSAGGDTDTVRFRYTVSGQPATDVAADVPGGSATVTLTPDRDGPRTLTVEAVDLAGNRSTPTSYVFRVRTTSPTITDANPTAGFGQPRTLTFAPRMDDVVEYTYRLDDGPEQTVPAIADGTATVTITPTKPGYNTVYVRSRTAGDLPSGEGSYRFHLATKPTVSSVEYPINKFQGAVAGTPGTFVLQAGMPGVTEFVYSFDGRPAQTVAAGADGSASVGYTPTTAGIHRVTVYTRTGDGTVSETFSGTFYASRAS from the coding sequence GTGCCCGCCGTACGCCGACGGCGCGCTCCGCGCCGGCTCCTCACCACGGGGCTCACCGCACTGCTGACCGCCACCGGGGCGGTCGTCGTCTCCGCCCAGCCCGCCGTCGCCGCACCGGCCCGCTGGGTCCCGCCGACGAGCGTGAGCTACACCGACGCGCGGCAGCAGGGCGCGACCTTCACCACCACCACCGAAGCGGACGTCCCGGTCGGCACCCTGGAGACCGCCGGGGTCAAGCACACGACCAGGGCCTACCTCACGTTCGACCTGACGCCCTACCAGGGCAAGGAGATCATCGACGCCACGCTGCGCACCGGGGAGTCGGCGGTCGCGGACTGCGACCGGCCGCGCGAGCTGGAGCTGTGGCGCACGGACTCGCCGGCGACCGCGCCGACCTGGGACGACGCGCCGACCGTACGGGAGAAGGTCGGCGACCTCGGTCCCACCGCTCCCTGCCCGGCGGCCCACCTCGAACTGCCGCTCACGCGGACCGTGCAGCAGGCGGTCGACGCCGGGCGGGACTCGCTCACGCTGATGATCCGGGTCCCCGGGGACCACGAGGAGAACAAGCACCACGGTCGGCGGCTGCGGACGCCGGGCATCTCGCTGACCGCGAACGCCGCGCCCGACGTGCCGGGCGCCCTCACCGTCGCCGGGCGGGACTGCGCCGGCGACCAGGTGGTCGACACCGCCACGCCGACCCTCACCGCCGAGGTCACCGACCCGGACGCGAGCGGGTCCGGCCTCGTCGAACAGGTGACGGCGACCTTCGCGTGGTGGCCGGTCGACCGGCCCGACGAGCGGACGGAGTGGACCTCGGGGGCGTTCTCCGCGCCGCGCCGCTTCCAGTACACGGTGCCGGAGGGCGCGATGGTCGACGGCGGCAGCTACGCCTTCGCGGTCCGCGCGGCCGACCAGCACGCCACCTCCGCCTGGTCGGCGGAGTGCCGGTTCGCCGTCGACACCACCAGCCCCGCCGCGCCGACGGTCAGCTCGACCGACTACCCGGCCGACGACGGCTGGTACGGCGGTCCCGGCATCCCGGGCCAGTTCACCTTCTCCGCCGGCGGCGACACCGACACGGTGCGATTCCGCTACACCGTGTCCGGGCAGCCGGCGACCGACGTGGCGGCCGACGTCCCGGGCGGCTCGGCGACCGTCACCCTCACCCCCGACCGGGACGGGCCGAGGACGCTCACCGTCGAGGCGGTGGACCTCGCGGGCAACCGCTCCACGCCCACGAGCTACGTGTTCCGGGTGCGCACCACCAGCCCGACCATCACCGACGCCAATCCGACGGCCGGCTTCGGCCAGCCGCGCACCCTGACGTTCGCGCCCCGGATGGACGACGTCGTCGAGTACACGTACCGGCTCGACGACGGACCGGAGCAGACCGTGCCGGCGATCGCCGACGGCACTGCCACGGTCACCATCACGCCGACGAAGCCGGGCTACAACACCGTGTACGTCCGCAGCCGGACGGCCGGTGACCTGCCGTCCGGCGAGGGCAGCTACCGGTTCCACCTGGCGACCAAGCCCACGGTCAGCTCGGTGGAGTACCCGATCAACAAGTTCCAGGGTGCGGTCGCCGGCACGCCGGGGACGTTCGTCCTCCAGGCCGGCATGCCCGGGGTGACGGAGTTCGTCTACTCCTTCGACGGCCGTCCGGCGCAGACGGTCGCGGCGGGCGCCGACGGGTCGGCGTCGGTGGGGTACACCCCGACGACGGCCGGGATCCACCGGGTCACCGTCTACACGCGGACCGGCGACGGGACCGTGTCGGAGACCTTCAGCGGCACCTTCTACGCCAGCCGGGCGAGCTGA
- a CDS encoding class II fumarate hydratase — MVRVTTPEATGYRIERDSMGEVEVPTEALWRAQTQRAVQNFPISGRGIEPAQIRALAQIKGAAAEVNGELGVIDADVAAAIAAAAAHVADGGYDDQFPIDVFQTGSGTSSNMNTNEVIATLAGRELGRDVHPNDDVNASQSSNDVFPSSIHLAATEAVARDLLPALAHLAEALEGKAAEFETVVKAGRTHLMDATPVTLGQEFGGYAAQVRYGIERLEGALPRLAELPLGGTAVGTGINTPLGFAAKVIENLRGSTGLPLTEARNHFEAQGARDALVETSGQLRTVAVGLYKIANDIRWMGSGPRAGLRELRIPDLQPGSSIMPGKVNPVVAEAVRQVCAQVIGNDAAVGFAGSQGDFELNVMLPVMGRNLLESVRLLAASSRLFADRLVVGLVADAEVCLAYAEGSPSIVTPLNRHLGYDEAASIAKEALAKQVSIREVVISRGHVDSGKLTETQLDEALDLLRMTHP; from the coding sequence ATGGTACGCGTGACGACTCCAGAGGCGACGGGCTACCGGATCGAACGCGACTCGATGGGCGAGGTGGAGGTGCCCACCGAGGCGCTGTGGCGGGCGCAGACCCAGCGCGCGGTGCAGAACTTCCCGATCTCCGGCCGGGGCATCGAACCGGCCCAGATCCGGGCGCTGGCCCAGATCAAGGGCGCGGCGGCCGAGGTCAACGGCGAACTGGGCGTGATCGACGCGGACGTGGCGGCGGCGATCGCCGCCGCCGCCGCGCACGTGGCCGACGGCGGCTACGACGACCAGTTCCCGATCGACGTGTTCCAGACCGGGTCCGGCACGTCGTCGAACATGAACACCAACGAGGTCATCGCCACGCTGGCCGGCCGGGAGCTGGGCCGCGACGTGCACCCGAACGACGACGTGAACGCCTCGCAGTCCAGCAACGACGTCTTCCCGTCCTCGATCCACCTGGCGGCCACCGAGGCGGTCGCGCGGGACCTGCTGCCGGCGCTGGCCCACCTGGCGGAGGCCCTGGAGGGCAAGGCGGCGGAGTTCGAGACCGTGGTCAAGGCCGGGCGTACCCACCTGATGGACGCCACCCCGGTGACCCTCGGGCAGGAGTTCGGCGGGTACGCCGCCCAGGTCCGCTACGGCATCGAGCGGCTGGAGGGGGCGCTGCCCCGGCTGGCCGAGCTGCCGCTGGGCGGCACGGCGGTGGGCACCGGCATCAACACCCCACTCGGCTTCGCCGCGAAGGTCATCGAGAACCTGCGCGGTTCGACGGGGCTGCCGCTGACCGAGGCGCGCAACCACTTCGAGGCGCAGGGCGCCCGGGACGCGCTGGTGGAGACCTCCGGGCAGCTGCGTACGGTCGCCGTCGGTCTCTACAAGATCGCCAACGACATCCGCTGGATGGGCTCGGGCCCCCGCGCAGGGCTGCGCGAGCTGCGCATCCCCGACCTCCAGCCCGGCTCGTCGATCATGCCGGGCAAGGTCAACCCGGTGGTCGCCGAGGCGGTGCGGCAGGTCTGCGCCCAGGTCATCGGCAATGACGCCGCCGTCGGGTTCGCCGGTTCCCAGGGCGACTTCGAGCTGAACGTCATGCTCCCCGTGATGGGCCGCAACCTGCTGGAGTCGGTCCGCCTGCTCGCCGCGTCGAGCCGGCTCTTCGCAGACCGCCTGGTGGTCGGCCTGGTCGCGGACGCCGAGGTCTGCCTGGCGTACGCCGAGGGCTCGCCGTCGATCGTCACCCCGCTCAACCGCCACCTCGGGTACGACGAGGCCGCCTCCATCGCCAAGGAGGCGCTGGCCAAGCAGGTCTCGATCCGCGAGGTGGTGATCTCCCGGGGGCACGTCGACTCGGGCAAGCTGACCGAGACCCAGCTCGACGAGGCGCTCGACCTGCTCCGGATGACCCACCCCTGA
- a CDS encoding CGNR zinc finger domain-containing protein produces the protein MLFTHDMECSLTAVAALVNTAGRDGEGLPDVAALDAHFVAHAYSGRHEHTEDELRAVRDLRPRLRRVWYADTEGIVTIVNELLREYDALPQLITHDDEPYHFHAVPRDAPLATRMAVEAAMALADLVRAGELRRLRICDHPDCENVLVDLSKNRSRRFCDAGCGNRAAVTAYRARRSASRG, from the coding sequence TTGCTCTTCACCCATGACATGGAATGTTCCCTGACCGCCGTGGCAGCGCTGGTGAACACCGCCGGCCGCGACGGTGAGGGCCTGCCCGACGTCGCCGCCCTGGACGCGCACTTCGTCGCCCACGCCTACAGCGGGCGGCACGAGCACACCGAGGACGAACTGCGGGCCGTACGCGACCTCCGGCCCCGGCTGCGCCGCGTCTGGTACGCCGACACCGAGGGCATCGTCACGATCGTCAACGAGCTGCTCCGCGAGTACGACGCGTTGCCCCAGCTCATCACCCACGACGACGAGCCGTACCACTTCCACGCCGTGCCGCGCGACGCGCCGCTGGCCACCCGGATGGCCGTCGAGGCCGCGATGGCGCTGGCGGACCTCGTACGCGCCGGTGAGCTGCGCCGGTTGCGGATCTGCGACCACCCGGACTGCGAGAACGTGCTCGTCGACCTGTCGAAGAACCGCTCCCGCCGGTTCTGCGACGCCGGCTGCGGCAACCGTGCCGCCGTCACCGCCTACCGCGCCCGCAGGTCCGCCTCGCGCGGTTGA